The proteins below come from a single Alkalispirillum mobile genomic window:
- a CDS encoding EamA family transporter codes for MGYLLFVTALWAFSFSLIGEYLSGQVDSDFAVLTRVLLGGLVFLPLLRLAGLRRSLIAGMLLVGALQFGVTYLCLYRSFAYLTVPEVLLFTITTPLYVTLLDDALHRRFAPVALVAAGLAVVGAGIIRYEGLSEGYWLGFFLLQVANCAFAAGQVGFKHLLQRYPTETPAYRYFFLFFIGALAVTLPAWLVFGDRTMMPETAAQWLVLLWLGVAASGLGLYLWNRGGCLVDAGTLAVMNNALVPAGLLVNLLVWNRDADLLRLAAGGLVIAFSLWVNARFSRYARLEVFGTTR; via the coding sequence ATGGGTTATCTTCTTTTTGTCACCGCCCTGTGGGCGTTTTCCTTCAGCCTGATCGGTGAGTACCTGAGCGGCCAGGTCGACAGCGATTTCGCCGTGCTCACCCGGGTGCTGCTCGGTGGGTTGGTGTTCCTGCCTCTGCTCCGTCTCGCCGGGCTGCGGCGGAGCCTGATTGCCGGCATGCTCCTGGTGGGGGCGTTGCAGTTCGGCGTGACCTACCTCTGCCTGTACCGTTCCTTCGCCTACCTGACCGTGCCCGAGGTGCTGCTGTTCACGATCACCACGCCCCTGTACGTCACCCTGCTGGATGATGCGCTGCATCGGCGTTTCGCACCGGTCGCCCTGGTGGCGGCCGGCTTGGCGGTGGTGGGCGCGGGTATCATCCGGTACGAGGGGCTGAGCGAGGGGTACTGGCTGGGTTTCTTCCTGCTCCAGGTGGCCAACTGCGCGTTCGCGGCCGGGCAGGTGGGTTTCAAGCACCTGCTACAGCGTTATCCAACGGAGACGCCGGCTTACCGCTACTTCTTCCTGTTCTTTATCGGCGCCCTGGCCGTGACCCTGCCAGCGTGGCTGGTTTTCGGTGACCGGACCATGATGCCGGAGACCGCTGCGCAGTGGCTGGTCCTGCTGTGGCTGGGAGTGGCCGCCTCCGGACTCGGGCTCTACCTCTGGAACCGTGGGGGGTGTCTGGTGGATGCCGGAACGCTGGCGGTGATGAACAACGCCCTGGTGCCGGCCGGGCTGTTGGTGAATCTGCTGGTCTGGAACCGGGACGCCGACTTGTTGCGACTGGCCGCCGGGGGGCTGGTGATCGCCTTTTCACTCTGGGTGAATGCCCGCTTTTCCCGTTACGCGCGACTTGAGGTATTCGGGACAACGCGTTGA
- the pepN gene encoding aminopeptidase N, translating to MTDQKQRKAVKLSDYEPPAFEVETVDLHFQLTEDCARVRTRMHLHRADGVDLHEPLHLHGEALELEALYLDGQPLAMDDFLLTRQGLSIERVPDRFELEVHTLLRPQDNTSLSGLYRSGGNFCTQCEAEGFRRITYFPDRPDVLSRFTTTIEADRQRYPVLLSNGDLVDSGDAGEGRHWVKWVDPWPKPSYLFALVAGDLHCHQDTYRTRSGRDVQLEFYVEHENANRTGHAMESLKKAMRWDEDTYGLEYDLDTYMVVAVGDFNMGAMENKGLNIFNTQYVLASPETATDADFEAVEAVIGHEYFHNYTGNRVTCRDWFQLSLKEGLTVFREQQFSEDMGSPAVQRIQQVRLLRSAQFPEDASPMAHPVRPESYVEINNFYTATVYIKGAEVIRMYHTLLGDAVFRQGVKRYLERFDGQAVTIEDFRQTLAETGGRDLGQFGRWYSQTGTPRVRVRDEFDPARGRYTLHISQSCPPTPDQAEKKPFHIPVAVGLLGRDGQALSLRLSGESVAEGTTRVLELTGSEQQFTFEGLAERPVPSLLRGFSAPVILEYDYDDDDLAFLLAHDNDPFARWEAGQQLALRVILRRVQGQASPNDSRQVIQAFQQVLEAPDLDPSLAAEALALPQEAYLAQHMDPADPVAIRAAREALRTELAQALASQWRDTYRRYRPEGPWRLDADHIAGRRLANLALGYLGATGAAEDNGLVQQQYHRADNMTDSLAALALLADREDEAAVTALDDFYQRWRQTPLVLDKWFRVQAMSRHPRVVERVQALVQHPDFDLRNPNRVRAVIGAFAQGNPAAFHDDSGTGYRLLAAHVIRLDAINPQVAARMALPLSKWQRYDASRQKMMKNELQRIADAPSLSNDVYEVVSRSLEATG from the coding sequence ATGACCGACCAGAAACAGCGGAAGGCGGTAAAACTCAGTGATTACGAGCCGCCCGCCTTCGAGGTGGAGACGGTCGACCTGCATTTCCAGCTGACCGAGGACTGCGCGCGGGTGCGCACCCGGATGCACCTGCATCGGGCCGACGGGGTGGACCTGCATGAGCCACTGCACCTGCACGGCGAGGCGCTGGAACTTGAGGCGTTGTACCTGGACGGCCAACCTCTGGCCATGGACGACTTCCTGCTGACCCGTCAGGGGCTCAGCATCGAACGGGTGCCGGACCGCTTTGAACTGGAGGTACACACCCTCCTCCGCCCGCAGGACAACACCTCGCTCTCCGGGTTGTACCGCTCGGGCGGCAATTTCTGCACCCAATGCGAAGCCGAGGGCTTCCGGCGCATCACCTATTTCCCCGACCGCCCCGATGTGCTCAGCCGGTTCACCACCACTATTGAGGCCGATCGCCAGCGCTACCCGGTGCTACTCTCCAACGGCGATCTGGTGGATAGCGGGGATGCCGGCGAGGGTCGCCACTGGGTCAAGTGGGTCGACCCCTGGCCCAAGCCCAGCTACCTGTTTGCGCTGGTGGCCGGCGACCTGCACTGCCATCAGGATACCTACCGCACCCGCTCCGGCCGCGACGTGCAACTGGAGTTCTACGTGGAGCACGAGAACGCCAACCGCACTGGCCACGCCATGGAAAGCCTGAAGAAAGCCATGCGCTGGGACGAGGACACCTACGGCCTGGAGTACGACCTGGACACCTACATGGTTGTGGCCGTAGGCGACTTCAACATGGGTGCCATGGAGAACAAGGGGCTGAACATCTTCAACACTCAGTACGTGCTCGCGAGCCCCGAGACCGCCACCGACGCGGACTTCGAGGCGGTGGAGGCCGTCATCGGCCACGAGTACTTCCACAACTACACGGGCAACCGGGTCACCTGCCGCGACTGGTTCCAACTCAGCCTCAAAGAGGGGCTCACCGTGTTCCGCGAGCAACAGTTCAGCGAGGACATGGGATCGCCGGCGGTCCAGCGCATCCAGCAGGTCCGGCTGCTGCGCTCCGCCCAGTTCCCCGAGGACGCCAGCCCCATGGCGCACCCGGTGCGCCCCGAGTCCTACGTGGAGATTAACAACTTTTACACCGCCACGGTCTATATCAAGGGCGCGGAGGTGATCCGCATGTACCACACCCTGCTCGGGGACGCGGTGTTCCGGCAGGGCGTAAAGCGCTACCTGGAGCGGTTTGACGGTCAGGCGGTCACGATTGAGGACTTTCGCCAGACCCTGGCGGAGACCGGGGGTCGGGACCTCGGTCAATTCGGCCGCTGGTACAGTCAGACGGGCACCCCGCGGGTGCGCGTGCGCGACGAGTTCGACCCCGCAAGGGGCCGCTACACCCTGCACATCAGCCAGTCCTGCCCCCCCACGCCGGATCAGGCCGAGAAAAAGCCCTTCCACATCCCCGTGGCCGTGGGGCTGCTGGGTCGCGACGGGCAGGCGCTGTCGTTGCGCCTTTCCGGCGAGTCCGTGGCCGAAGGGACCACGCGGGTGCTGGAGTTGACCGGGTCGGAACAGCAGTTCACTTTCGAGGGCCTCGCCGAGCGCCCGGTACCGTCGCTGCTGCGCGGTTTCTCCGCACCGGTCATTCTCGAGTACGACTACGACGACGATGATCTGGCCTTCCTGCTGGCCCACGACAACGACCCCTTCGCCCGCTGGGAAGCGGGCCAGCAGCTGGCCTTGCGAGTGATTCTGCGCCGGGTCCAGGGGCAGGCATCACCCAACGACAGCAGACAGGTCATCCAGGCTTTTCAACAGGTGCTCGAGGCCCCCGACCTGGATCCGTCGCTGGCGGCCGAGGCCCTGGCGCTGCCGCAGGAGGCCTACCTGGCCCAGCACATGGACCCGGCCGACCCGGTGGCCATCCGGGCCGCCCGCGAAGCACTGCGCACGGAACTGGCGCAGGCCCTGGCCAGCCAATGGCGCGACACTTACCGGCGTTACCGGCCAGAAGGACCCTGGCGACTCGACGCCGATCACATCGCCGGCCGCCGGCTCGCCAATCTGGCGTTGGGTTACCTGGGGGCCACGGGGGCCGCAGAGGACAACGGCCTGGTACAACAGCAGTACCACCGGGCCGACAACATGACCGACAGCCTCGCCGCCCTGGCGCTGCTGGCCGATCGGGAAGACGAGGCCGCCGTGACCGCGCTGGATGACTTCTACCAGCGCTGGCGACAGACACCGCTGGTGCTGGACAAATGGTTCCGCGTTCAGGCCATGTCCCGTCACCCAAGGGTGGTCGAGCGTGTTCAGGCGCTGGTTCAGCACCCCGACTTTGACCTGCGCAACCCCAACCGCGTGCGCGCGGTCATTGGCGCCTTCGCGCAGGGCAACCCCGCGGCCTTCCACGACGACAGCGGGACCGGCTACCGACTGCTGGCCGCCCACGTCATACGGCTTGACGCCATCAACCCACAGGTCGCGGCCCGGATGGCGCTGCCACTCAGCAAGTGGCAGCGCTATGATGCGAGCAGGCAGAAGATGATGAAAAATGAACTGCAACGGATAGCTGACGCGCCTTCGCTGTCGAACGACGTGTACGAGGTGGTCTCCCGCAGCCTTGAGGCCACCGGCTGA
- a CDS encoding GTPase family protein, whose product MDAVIRPERADLDQAEIARQAREQAPVLWLLGKVQSGKTSIVGAITGDSAAAIGEGFRSCTRSARVYDYPAEAPVLRFLDTRGLGEVGGGPGDDLARLTERAHMVVAVARAMDLHQDEVLETLRAVRRRHPDWPVLLVQTCLHEGYPDDRDHPPYPALDAAPGLEDLARCRRQQADAFRALPGKGPVVVVPVDLTLPDEDYTPVFYGLPALLDALEAQAPGRLAAILQALRRPADDPRARRARPHILGYASAAAASDVVPVLGVVSVPAMQGKLLHSLGRIYGVPWDAGSLRAFTAALGSGTLAGLGLSHGARQLGKLIPGYGQTAGAAAAAAATFAVTYALGIAACTYLSRTRDGRDATEGVEAAYRQALREALDLARRRAESRGAAE is encoded by the coding sequence ATGGACGCGGTGATCAGACCGGAGCGTGCCGATTTGGATCAGGCGGAGATCGCGCGGCAGGCGCGGGAGCAGGCCCCGGTGCTCTGGCTGTTGGGCAAGGTCCAGTCCGGCAAGACGTCGATCGTGGGCGCCATCACCGGCGACAGTGCGGCGGCGATCGGCGAGGGGTTTCGCAGCTGCACCCGCAGCGCGCGGGTCTACGACTACCCGGCAGAGGCGCCGGTGCTGCGTTTTCTGGATACCCGCGGGTTGGGGGAGGTAGGCGGCGGTCCGGGTGACGACCTGGCCCGACTGACCGAACGCGCCCACATGGTCGTGGCCGTGGCCCGCGCCATGGACCTGCACCAGGACGAGGTCCTGGAAACCCTGCGCGCGGTCCGCCGCCGTCACCCCGACTGGCCCGTGCTGCTGGTGCAGACCTGCCTCCACGAGGGCTACCCGGACGACCGTGATCACCCGCCGTACCCGGCCCTGGACGCCGCCCCCGGCCTGGAGGACCTGGCCCGCTGCCGCCGGCAACAGGCCGATGCCTTTCGCGCCCTGCCGGGCAAGGGCCCGGTGGTTGTGGTGCCGGTGGACCTGACGCTGCCCGATGAGGACTATACGCCGGTGTTTTACGGCCTGCCCGCCCTGCTCGATGCGCTGGAGGCGCAGGCCCCGGGGCGGCTGGCCGCCATCCTGCAGGCATTGCGTCGCCCGGCGGACGACCCCCGGGCCCGGCGTGCCCGCCCACACATCCTCGGTTATGCCAGCGCGGCAGCGGCCAGCGATGTGGTGCCGGTGTTGGGCGTGGTCTCGGTGCCTGCGATGCAGGGCAAGTTGTTGCACAGCCTGGGTCGTATCTACGGGGTGCCCTGGGACGCCGGCAGCCTGAGGGCGTTCACTGCCGCCCTGGGCTCGGGCACGCTCGCCGGGCTGGGGTTAAGCCATGGCGCGCGGCAATTGGGGAAGCTCATCCCCGGTTACGGCCAGACCGCCGGAGCGGCAGCAGCAGCGGCCGCGACCTTCGCGGTCACCTACGCGCTGGGTATCGCGGCCTGCACCTATCTGTCGCGGACCCGCGACGGCCGTGATGCAACGGAGGGTGTGGAAGCGGCCTACCGGCAGGCCTTGCGGGAGGCGCTGGACCTCGCCCGGCGGCGGGCCGAAAGCCGGGGCGCAGCCGAATGA
- the dksA gene encoding RNA polymerase-binding protein DksA, protein MTKEQLLASPPEDYMNEAQLAYFRNLLEQERQEILEGLESTTNHLRNDNTRESDEHDRASLEEEYQLELRIRERETRLLRKIDEALHRIDTGEYGYCEETGEPIGIPRLLARPTATLSIEAKERAEVAERTRRS, encoded by the coding sequence CTGACCAAGGAACAATTGCTAGCCAGCCCGCCCGAAGACTACATGAACGAGGCGCAGCTGGCCTACTTCCGCAACCTGCTGGAGCAGGAGCGCCAGGAGATCCTCGAGGGTCTGGAGAGCACCACCAACCACCTGCGCAACGACAACACGCGGGAGTCCGACGAACACGACCGCGCCTCGCTGGAGGAGGAGTACCAGCTGGAGCTGCGCATTCGAGAGCGGGAGACCCGCCTGTTGCGCAAGATCGACGAGGCACTGCACCGCATTGATACCGGCGAGTACGGCTACTGCGAAGAGACCGGTGAACCCATCGGCATTCCGAGGCTGCTGGCCCGGCCCACCGCCACGCTGAGCATCGAGGCCAAGGAGCGGGCCGAAGTGGCGGAGCGGACCCGGCGCTCCTGA
- a CDS encoding GTPase family protein: protein MKSGLPRPQALLLVLAGLLLAAPFIAVFLLGLLWLYQHDRLLLWMGLTAGATGLVWVAAWWVRRGVTAEWREQAEQPVRPPEPDWAPLEQAAWTGVARLSENVTDACITDRDRLLQVAEETLRRVAAHYHPAQEDPLWEFTLPEALLLSERISARLRKLLLEEVPLSHRIRVGRVLRLWGYKPVVSSGLAYGRQAWRAYRLARLANPLHALAAELRELFMQELSSSARAYLLRRLGRIWVEEVGRAAIELYSGRLQRDADALARLAEQESDDGHADRPLPGVPRVLVVGQPQVGKSSLVNALLGEPLAGADALPLTAGQTGYRLQREGVAPVLLVDTPGLGTGWAQEALVDAAAGADLVLWVCAAHRADRGVDRAALDAVRGWFEAHPERRRPPVRVVASHVDRLSPKREWQPPYDLDPLEERPKARRIDAAVGAIADDLAVERGQVIPLSLRGDAPWNLERLVSEVAGLLPAMEQTRRVRLARQPMGGWRQVAGQLGRGGQRLWRGLRRR, encoded by the coding sequence ATGAAGTCGGGGTTGCCCCGCCCGCAGGCACTGTTGCTGGTGCTGGCCGGTCTGTTGCTGGCAGCACCCTTCATCGCCGTCTTCTTGCTGGGCCTGCTCTGGCTCTACCAGCACGACCGGCTGTTACTCTGGATGGGGCTGACGGCGGGTGCCACCGGGTTGGTCTGGGTGGCGGCATGGTGGGTGCGGCGGGGGGTGACGGCGGAGTGGCGTGAGCAGGCCGAGCAGCCGGTCCGCCCGCCAGAGCCGGACTGGGCACCGCTGGAGCAGGCCGCTTGGACGGGGGTGGCGCGCCTGAGCGAGAATGTCACCGACGCATGCATCACCGACCGCGACCGCCTGCTGCAGGTGGCAGAGGAGACCCTGCGCCGGGTGGCTGCCCACTATCATCCCGCACAAGAGGACCCGCTCTGGGAGTTCACGCTGCCGGAGGCGCTCCTGCTCAGTGAGCGGATCAGCGCCCGCCTGCGTAAGCTGTTGCTGGAGGAGGTGCCACTCTCGCATCGCATCCGCGTCGGTCGGGTACTGCGGTTGTGGGGCTACAAGCCGGTGGTCAGCTCCGGACTGGCCTACGGGCGGCAGGCCTGGCGTGCCTATCGGCTGGCCCGTCTGGCCAACCCACTGCACGCTCTGGCGGCGGAGCTGCGGGAGCTGTTCATGCAGGAGTTGTCTTCCAGTGCCCGCGCCTACCTGCTGCGCCGGTTGGGGCGGATCTGGGTGGAGGAGGTGGGGCGGGCCGCCATCGAGCTCTACTCCGGGCGCCTGCAAAGGGATGCCGATGCCCTGGCCCGGCTTGCGGAGCAAGAGAGCGACGACGGCCATGCGGACAGGCCTTTGCCGGGCGTTCCCCGGGTGCTGGTGGTCGGACAGCCGCAGGTCGGGAAATCCAGCCTGGTAAACGCCCTGCTGGGGGAGCCCCTCGCCGGCGCGGACGCGCTGCCGCTCACCGCCGGGCAGACGGGCTATCGCCTGCAGCGCGAGGGCGTTGCCCCGGTGCTGCTGGTGGACACCCCCGGCCTGGGGACGGGCTGGGCACAGGAGGCACTGGTCGACGCGGCGGCCGGCGCCGACCTGGTGCTCTGGGTGTGCGCGGCGCACCGGGCCGACCGCGGCGTGGACCGGGCGGCGCTGGATGCGGTCCGCGGCTGGTTCGAGGCCCACCCGGAGCGTCGGCGCCCCCCTGTTCGGGTTGTGGCCAGCCACGTGGACCGGTTATCCCCCAAACGGGAGTGGCAGCCGCCGTATGATCTGGACCCTCTGGAAGAGCGGCCGAAGGCCAGGCGCATTGATGCCGCGGTCGGGGCCATTGCCGATGACCTGGCGGTGGAGCGGGGGCAGGTGATACCGCTCAGCCTGCGCGGCGATGCCCCCTGGAACCTGGAACGGCTGGTCTCGGAGGTGGCCGGCCTGCTGCCTGCCATGGAGCAGACCCGCAGGGTCCGGCTTGCGCGGCAGCCAATGGGGGGGTGGCGCCAGGTGGCAGGGCAGTTGGGCCGGGGCGGGCAGCGGCTCTGGCGAGGCCTGCGCCGGCGCTAG
- a CDS encoding enoyl-CoA hydratase/isomerase family protein, with the protein MPESEAHFYHQVLPGAQGGPGIAVATLAAPRKLNALDLGMIQALTRQLAAWAHDPEIACVVLEGEGERAFCAGGDVRAVVEALRGNRSTGLAFAEQYFSAEYRLDHSLHVYPKPLLVRGQGVVMGGGLGLFQGGDLRVLTPTSTLAMPEITIGLFPDVGASWFLQRTPPGTGAYAALTGTRLNASDALFMGLGDVVLPEDHREQLIQALQQVAWTGRAQEDLGRMHNAVRPLALPRPELSDSPMQARAERIRQLMAWPTLAQRVAAVRDSARHDPWLEENAERMASGAPSSLALLHEQFRRTRHLALRECFQLDLVLAIQCCRRDDFVEGVRALLLDKDQNPGWQPPALSDITPSWLEDHFASPWADQPNPLLDL; encoded by the coding sequence ATGCCCGAGAGCGAGGCGCACTTTTACCACCAAGTGTTGCCGGGTGCCCAGGGCGGCCCCGGCATTGCCGTGGCCACCCTGGCTGCACCGCGTAAGCTGAACGCCCTGGATCTGGGGATGATCCAGGCCCTGACCCGGCAGCTGGCGGCCTGGGCCCACGACCCCGAGATCGCCTGTGTGGTGCTTGAGGGTGAAGGGGAACGGGCATTCTGCGCGGGCGGTGACGTCCGCGCCGTCGTCGAAGCCCTGCGCGGTAACCGCAGCACCGGGCTGGCCTTCGCCGAGCAGTATTTCAGCGCGGAGTACCGGCTGGATCACAGCCTGCATGTTTACCCCAAGCCGTTGCTGGTCCGGGGTCAGGGCGTGGTCATGGGCGGCGGCTTGGGACTGTTCCAAGGGGGTGACCTCCGGGTGCTTACCCCCACCTCCACCCTCGCCATGCCCGAGATCACCATCGGGCTGTTCCCGGATGTCGGGGCTTCCTGGTTTCTCCAGCGCACGCCCCCGGGCACCGGTGCCTATGCGGCCCTGACCGGCACCCGGTTGAACGCCAGCGATGCCCTGTTCATGGGCCTGGGAGACGTGGTCCTGCCCGAGGACCACCGGGAACAACTGATCCAGGCCCTGCAGCAGGTGGCCTGGACCGGGCGCGCCCAGGAGGACCTGGGCCGGATGCACAACGCCGTGCGCCCCCTGGCCCTGCCCCGCCCGGAGCTCTCGGACTCCCCCATGCAGGCCAGGGCCGAGCGGATCCGGCAGCTCATGGCCTGGCCCACTTTGGCGCAGCGGGTGGCGGCGGTGCGGGATTCCGCCCGCCACGACCCCTGGCTGGAGGAGAACGCGGAGCGGATGGCAAGCGGTGCGCCCTCCTCGCTGGCACTGCTCCACGAACAGTTTCGCCGCACCCGTCACCTGGCCCTGCGGGAATGCTTCCAGCTGGATCTGGTCCTGGCCATCCAGTGCTGCCGGCGTGATGACTTCGTTGAGGGCGTGCGGGCCCTGTTGCTGGACAAGGACCAGAACCCCGGCTGGCAGCCGCCGGCGCTCAGCGATATCACGCCAAGCTGGCTGGAAGACCACTTCGCCTCACCCTGGGCAGACCAGCCCAACCCCCTCCTCGATTTGTAA
- a CDS encoding alpha/beta hydrolase, producing MYSIFTPTTGLWPGSGNDVDLEVLRRGSRSTTPPLLFVHGAYAGAWCWDAHFLPWFARRGWRACAPSVRGHGKSGDREHLHGASIEDYVEDVLRVASELERPPVLVGHSMGGLVVQRCLRHMEPAGVVLMASVPPMGLTASALQMLCADPPLLWELWMLQGLGPTQVNLSVAQRVLFSRPVEDRQLLHYAQGLQQESQLALLDMSVPATPPRPRDPELPLLVLGAARDALFPPWMVHATAEAYGTQAEILPDMGHGMMLDHGWQRAATRIDDWLQEQVLPRITSDAGPRVQGLPSSQG from the coding sequence ATGTACTCTATTTTCACCCCGACAACCGGCCTCTGGCCGGGGTCTGGCAACGATGTGGATCTGGAAGTGCTCCGTCGGGGCAGCCGGTCCACCACGCCGCCGCTGCTGTTCGTTCACGGGGCCTACGCCGGCGCCTGGTGTTGGGACGCCCATTTCCTGCCCTGGTTCGCGCGGCGAGGTTGGCGCGCTTGTGCCCCCAGCGTCCGGGGCCACGGCAAGAGCGGAGACCGGGAGCACCTGCACGGCGCCAGCATTGAGGATTACGTCGAGGATGTGCTCCGGGTGGCGAGCGAGTTGGAGCGGCCGCCGGTGCTGGTAGGGCACTCCATGGGTGGCCTGGTGGTGCAACGGTGTCTGCGGCACATGGAGCCGGCCGGGGTGGTCCTGATGGCCTCGGTGCCTCCGATGGGCCTGACCGCATCGGCGCTGCAGATGCTCTGCGCCGACCCGCCACTGCTCTGGGAGCTCTGGATGCTGCAGGGGCTGGGCCCGACACAAGTCAATTTGAGTGTGGCGCAGCGGGTATTGTTTTCGCGGCCGGTGGAGGACCGCCAGCTGCTGCACTACGCGCAGGGGTTGCAGCAGGAGTCGCAACTCGCGTTACTGGATATGAGCGTTCCGGCGACTCCGCCCCGGCCGCGTGACCCGGAGCTGCCCCTGCTCGTGCTGGGGGCGGCCCGGGATGCACTGTTCCCGCCCTGGATGGTGCATGCGACCGCGGAGGCATACGGGACCCAGGCGGAAATCCTGCCGGATATGGGGCACGGCATGATGCTTGACCATGGCTGGCAGCGGGCAGCCACGCGCATCGATGACTGGCTCCAGGAGCAGGTGCTGCCCCGGATCACCAGCGATGCCGGTCCCAGAGTTCAGGGTTTGCCCAGTAGTCAGGGTTGA
- a CDS encoding carboxy terminal-processing peptidase, producing the protein MKSQLMRPTLIVAGLLLALVLVVSGNDGPGRPGPAVANADLAADSDQRETASVIADLLTRYHYRGQGLDSALSDRVFDAWLDQLDRERFYLLQEDIEEFEEHRVELHEQLRHGDLSVPYALFERYRERVAERTEYALELLEDGLDFDTDLRFEQDRSEADWAESREELDRIWLKRVTHDALTQKLAGRDHEQVIETLSQRYERIRRTTEQDTSEDVFQRYMDAWAHAFDPHSSYLSPRRSEDFDINMSLSLEGIGAMLQSEHDFVTIVELVAGGPASQSDELSPGDRIIGVADGEDGEMEDVVGWRLSDVVDLIRGPRGSIVRLQVLPEAGASDTSPREVVLERNEIKLEDQAASSQVIEVPGDNSEKDRIGIITIPAFYMDFEAAEAGDPNYRSTTRDVRRLIEELQEDGIDGLVIDLRGNSGGSLREAASLSGLFMGGGPIVQVRRSGGDLEVLRGGDEANSAPVYDGPLGVMVDGFSASASEILAGAIQDYGRGVVMGKDTFGKGTVQTMINLDRFGLGNGEDGAGRLKLTVAKFYRVTGDSTQKKGVQPDIELPSPVDASEFGERGIDNALPWNSIEATDYRADSSLAEHIPSLRSRYELRSEDDPGFQALLREYDHLRERRKQTDVSLNEQTRQQERDEVEKVRLELHNERRKAAGLEPLEADDDIDEDELPDVLLEAAAAVIADLKRLQTAYTAQR; encoded by the coding sequence ATGAAATCGCAACTCATGCGTCCCACGCTGATTGTCGCCGGCCTGCTGCTGGCGCTGGTTCTGGTGGTCAGCGGCAACGACGGGCCCGGTCGTCCGGGGCCTGCCGTTGCCAACGCGGACCTGGCAGCGGACTCCGATCAACGGGAGACGGCCAGCGTTATCGCCGACCTGCTCACCCGTTATCACTACCGCGGGCAGGGGCTCGACTCCGCGCTCTCTGACCGGGTGTTCGACGCCTGGCTGGACCAGCTGGACCGTGAGCGCTTCTACCTGCTGCAGGAGGACATCGAGGAGTTCGAGGAGCACCGGGTCGAGCTGCACGAGCAGCTGCGCCACGGCGACCTCAGCGTCCCCTACGCGTTGTTTGAGCGCTACCGGGAGCGCGTGGCCGAGCGGACCGAGTACGCACTGGAGCTGCTCGAGGACGGCCTGGATTTTGATACCGACCTGCGCTTTGAACAGGATCGCAGCGAGGCCGACTGGGCCGAATCCCGCGAGGAGCTGGACCGGATCTGGCTCAAGCGGGTGACCCACGACGCCCTCACCCAGAAGCTGGCCGGGCGCGATCACGAGCAAGTGATCGAAACCCTCAGCCAGCGCTACGAGCGCATCCGCCGCACCACCGAGCAGGACACCAGCGAGGACGTGTTCCAGCGCTACATGGATGCCTGGGCCCACGCCTTCGACCCGCACAGCAGTTACCTCTCACCGCGGCGCTCGGAAGATTTCGACATCAACATGAGCCTCTCGCTCGAGGGCATCGGCGCGATGCTCCAGAGCGAGCACGACTTCGTCACCATCGTCGAGCTGGTCGCCGGCGGGCCGGCCTCCCAGAGCGACGAGCTCTCCCCGGGCGACCGCATCATCGGCGTAGCCGATGGCGAGGACGGTGAGATGGAGGACGTGGTCGGTTGGCGGCTTTCCGACGTGGTGGACCTGATCCGCGGCCCGCGGGGCTCCATCGTCCGCCTGCAGGTGCTGCCCGAGGCCGGCGCCAGCGACACCAGCCCCCGCGAGGTGGTGCTGGAGCGTAACGAGATCAAGCTGGAGGACCAGGCGGCCAGCAGCCAGGTGATCGAGGTGCCGGGCGACAACAGCGAGAAGGACCGGATCGGGATCATCACCATCCCCGCCTTCTACATGGACTTCGAGGCGGCCGAGGCCGGCGACCCGAATTACCGCAGCACCACCCGTGATGTCCGCCGCCTGATCGAGGAGCTGCAGGAGGACGGCATCGACGGCCTGGTGATCGACCTGCGCGGCAATTCCGGCGGCTCCCTGCGGGAGGCGGCCTCCCTCTCCGGGCTCTTCATGGGCGGCGGTCCCATCGTGCAGGTCCGCCGCAGCGGCGGTGACCTGGAGGTATTGCGGGGGGGTGACGAGGCCAACTCCGCACCGGTCTACGACGGCCCGCTGGGGGTCATGGTGGACGGTTTCAGCGCCTCCGCCTCCGAGATCCTGGCTGGCGCCATCCAGGATTACGGCCGGGGGGTGGTCATGGGCAAGGACACCTTCGGCAAGGGCACCGTCCAGACCATGATCAACCTGGACCGCTTCGGCCTGGGCAATGGCGAGGATGGCGCGGGGCGGCTCAAGCTGACCGTGGCGAAGTTCTACCGCGTCACCGGCGACTCCACCCAGAAAAAGGGGGTGCAGCCGGATATCGAACTGCCCTCCCCGGTTGATGCTTCCGAGTTCGGGGAACGGGGCATAGACAACGCCCTGCCCTGGAACAGCATTGAGGCGACGGATTACCGGGCCGACAGCAGTCTGGCGGAGCACATCCCCTCCCTGCGCAGCCGCTATGAACTGCGCAGCGAGGACGACCCGGGCTTCCAGGCACTGCTGCGCGAATACGACCACCTGCGCGAGCGCAGGAAGCAAACCGACGTCTCTCTGAACGAGCAGACCCGTCAGCAGGAGCGCGACGAGGTGGAGAAGGTCCGCCTGGAACTGCATAACGAGCGGCGGAAGGCCGCCGGCCTCGAGCCACTGGAGGCGGACGATGACATTGACGAGGACGAATTGCCCGACGTGCTGCTGGAGGCCGCGGCAGCGGTGATCGCCGATCTCAAACGCCTGCAGACCGCCTACACGGCACAACGCTGA